The following proteins are co-located in the Methanomicrobiales archaeon genome:
- a CDS encoding helix-turn-helix domain-containing protein, translated as MVQLDPIDRLTRAALESDEQFVATLKDILRHELRISVRELAERSGIAQSSLYKILHGKRSPNLSTLRAISRALRQFSRAGEEEFIGVIAARPVLEGIVDRMAEIDGRRIRVREYPVQTVEDAIVAAVRAEREGAIGIVCAPIVSGTIEHLVRIPVATIVPRESMVRAIELAARKAWH; from the coding sequence ATGGTACAACTCGATCCCATCGACCGCCTCACCCGGGCGGCCCTGGAGTCGGACGAGCAGTTCGTCGCCACGCTGAAGGACATCCTCCGCCACGAACTCCGCATCAGCGTGCGGGAGCTGGCGGAGAGGAGCGGCATCGCCCAGAGTTCCCTCTACAAGATCCTGCACGGGAAGCGATCCCCGAACCTCTCCACGCTGCGGGCGATCAGCCGGGCGCTGCGGCAGTTCTCCCGCGCCGGCGAGGAGGAGTTCATCGGGGTCATCGCGGCGCGTCCGGTGCTGGAGGGGATCGTGGACCGCATGGCCGAGATCGACGGGAGGCGGATCCGGGTGCGGGAGTACCCGGTCCAGACGGTGGAGGACGCGATCGTGGCCGCTGTGCGGGCCGAGCGGGAGGGCGCGATCGGGATCGTCTGCGCACCCATCGTGAGCGGCACCATCGAGCACCTGGTGCGGATCCCCGTCGCGACCATCGTCCCGCGGGAGAGCATGGTGCGGGCGATCGAACTCGCCGCCCGGAAGGCGTGGCATTAA
- the argH gene encoding argininosuccinate lyase: MRQDQIRAGRLAGERSDAITEYLSSMPADRWIGRADVLVDIAHLLMLQRQGVVAGTAAVPLLRLLLRLYEEGLPAEVFDPRYEDVHAGIEAYLIEHAGADAGGRLQIGRSRNDEVAACIRLRLREEIIALMKDLLALRETILSLAGRHIETVMPGFTHLQVAQPTTLAHHLLAYEQAFSRDFERLRDAYGRVNRSPLGAAAFASTGYAIDRAFAAECLGFSGIIENSMDAVSTRDFALETLSALAVLMTNASRLAEELILWSSPLIGFVELADPYCSSSSIMPQKKNPDTAEILRGKTATVVGDLTAALALVKALPMSYNRDLQELTPRLWEGVGVVRASIPLLAGMLGTARFDAARMEAAAGSGFSTATELADRLVREFDLPFRTAHTIVGRAVRGGRLNLAEVEKAAADVAGISLAGRGLTEERIREALDVRSVVAARKAPGGPAPAAVSSALAGRHELLAADRRHLEGLGEQSSRAVEGMLEAARRLVA, encoded by the coding sequence ATGCGACAGGATCAGATCCGCGCCGGACGGCTCGCGGGGGAGCGTTCCGACGCGATCACGGAGTATCTCTCATCCATGCCGGCCGACCGCTGGATAGGAAGGGCGGACGTGCTGGTGGATATCGCCCATCTGCTCATGCTGCAGCGGCAGGGGGTCGTCGCCGGTACGGCGGCCGTCCCCCTGCTCCGCCTGCTGCTGCGGCTGTACGAGGAGGGGCTCCCCGCGGAGGTCTTCGATCCGCGCTACGAGGACGTGCATGCCGGGATCGAAGCCTACCTGATCGAGCATGCGGGGGCGGACGCGGGAGGTCGGCTCCAGATCGGGCGCTCGAGGAACGACGAGGTGGCCGCCTGCATCCGCCTCCGCCTGCGGGAGGAGATCATCGCCCTGATGAAGGATCTGCTCGCGCTCCGCGAGACGATCCTCTCCCTCGCCGGCCGCCACATCGAGACGGTCATGCCGGGATTCACCCACCTCCAGGTCGCCCAGCCGACCACGCTCGCGCACCACCTGCTCGCCTACGAGCAGGCGTTCTCCCGCGACTTCGAACGCCTGCGCGACGCCTACGGCCGCGTGAACCGCTCCCCGCTCGGGGCGGCGGCCTTCGCCTCAACGGGGTACGCGATCGACCGGGCGTTCGCGGCGGAGTGCCTGGGTTTCTCGGGCATCATCGAGAACTCCATGGACGCGGTATCGACCCGCGACTTCGCCCTGGAGACGCTCTCCGCGCTCGCCGTCCTGATGACGAACGCGAGCCGGCTCGCCGAGGAGCTGATCCTCTGGTCCTCCCCCCTGATCGGCTTCGTCGAGCTCGCCGATCCCTACTGCTCCTCCAGCTCCATCATGCCCCAGAAGAAGAACCCGGACACGGCGGAGATTCTGCGCGGGAAGACGGCGACGGTCGTGGGCGACCTGACAGCGGCGCTGGCCCTCGTGAAGGCGCTGCCCATGAGCTACAACCGCGACCTGCAGGAGCTCACCCCCCGCCTCTGGGAGGGTGTCGGGGTGGTGCGGGCGAGCATCCCGCTCCTCGCCGGGATGCTCGGCACCGCCCGCTTCGATGCCGCACGGATGGAGGCGGCGGCGGGAAGCGGATTCTCCACGGCGACCGAGCTCGCCGACCGCCTGGTGCGGGAGTTCGACCTCCCCTTCCGCACCGCGCACACGATCGTGGGGAGGGCGGTACGCGGCGGTCGCCTGAACCTCGCGGAGGTGGAGAAGGCGGCCGCGGACGTTGCGGGGATCTCCCTCGCCGGGCGGGGGCTGACGGAGGAGCGCATCCGCGAGGCGCTCGACGTCCGATCGGTCGTCGCTGCGCGGAAGGCCCCCGGGGGACCGGCACCCGCCGCGGTATCGTCGGCGCTGGCGGGGCGGCATGAACTGCTAGCCGCCGACCGCCGGCACCTGGAGGGGCTCGGAGAGCAGAGCAGCCGTGCGGTGGAGGGGATGCTGGAGGCGGCCCGGAGGCTGGTCGCGTGA
- the gatD gene encoding Glu-tRNA(Gln) amidotransferase subunit GatD: protein MTASFQAGDRIQCAHGGRLLDGTYITERDGMVVIKLGSGYNIGVPGDCCTFVERPRPARPTPAAVEQDPSLPELSIVSTGGTIASRVDYRTGAVTSQFDADDILRAIPGLGRIARFRTRQVSTILSENMTPAIWQALARTIYEEVKDGAAGVIVTHGTDTMAYTAAAVSFMVRSPVPIVFVGSQRSADRPSSDNVMNALCSAAAAAGDLGEVAVVMHATSSDDVCAIHRATRVRKMHTSRRDAFQSIGIPPIGTVEYPSLQVRLREEAVRRGSLDPALHTDLEEKCGLLYFYPGMPASVLECFEGYEGLVLAGSGLGHVSTRWIEPLKRLIDGGTTVVMTSQCLHGRVCDRVYDTGRDLLAIGVVEGEDMLPEAALAKVMWVLARERDPEAVRRLLQTDLVGEITRCSCHGL, encoded by the coding sequence GTGACGGCCTCGTTCCAGGCGGGAGACCGCATCCAGTGCGCCCATGGCGGGCGGCTGCTCGACGGCACCTACATCACGGAGAGGGACGGGATGGTGGTGATCAAGCTCGGCAGCGGCTACAACATCGGGGTGCCGGGGGACTGCTGCACGTTCGTGGAGCGCCCCCGCCCGGCGAGACCGACGCCTGCGGCGGTTGAGCAGGATCCCTCCCTCCCCGAGCTCTCCATCGTCTCCACCGGGGGCACGATCGCGAGCCGCGTGGACTACCGCACGGGGGCGGTCACCAGCCAGTTCGATGCGGACGACATCCTGCGGGCCATCCCCGGCCTCGGACGCATCGCCCGTTTCCGCACCCGCCAGGTGAGCACCATCCTCTCGGAGAACATGACCCCCGCCATCTGGCAGGCCCTGGCCCGCACCATCTACGAAGAGGTGAAAGACGGTGCGGCCGGCGTGATCGTCACCCACGGCACCGACACCATGGCCTACACGGCGGCGGCCGTCTCCTTCATGGTGCGATCGCCGGTTCCCATCGTCTTCGTGGGTTCCCAGCGGTCCGCCGACCGCCCGAGCAGCGACAACGTCATGAACGCCCTCTGCAGCGCCGCCGCCGCCGCCGGCGACCTGGGCGAGGTCGCGGTGGTGATGCACGCGACATCGAGCGACGACGTCTGCGCCATCCACCGCGCGACGCGGGTGCGCAAGATGCACACCTCCCGGCGGGACGCATTCCAGAGCATCGGCATCCCCCCCATCGGGACGGTGGAGTACCCGTCGCTGCAGGTCCGTCTGCGGGAGGAAGCGGTGCGGCGGGGGTCCCTTGATCCGGCGCTCCACACCGATCTGGAGGAGAAGTGCGGGCTGCTCTACTTCTACCCCGGCATGCCCGCATCGGTGCTGGAGTGCTTCGAGGGCTACGAGGGGCTCGTGCTCGCCGGCAGCGGCCTCGGTCACGTGAGCACCCGCTGGATCGAACCGTTGAAGCGGCTGATCGACGGCGGGACCACGGTCGTCATGACCTCCCAGTGCCTCCACGGGCGGGTCTGCGATCGCGTCTACGACACCGGGCGGGACCTGCTGGCGATCGGTGTCGTCGAGGGGGAGGATATGCTCCCGGAGGCGGCGCTCGCGAAGGTGATGTGGGTGCTGGCGCGGGAGCGGGATCCGGAGGCGGTGCGGCGGCTCCTGCAGACCGATCTCGTCGGAGAGATCACGAGGTGTTCCTGCCATGGACTATGA
- the gatE gene encoding Glu-tRNA(Gln) amidotransferase subunit GatE, giving the protein MDYERLGLKAGIEIHQQLDTEQKLFCRCPTALREADERNGEFCRYLRATESEMGEIDRAAEEEMMVMRRFRYYTYDTTCLVEADEEPPAPMNPEALAVALTIARLFSMSPVPQVHTMRKLVIDGSNTSGFQRTALVAMGGLLPNGGAVETICLEEEAAQRIDDQTFSLDRLGIPLVEITTSPCLHTPEAVQETAEYIGMVLRSTGRVKRGIGTIRQDINISIRDGARVEIKGVQDLDLIAETVRREVQRQQALLAIRDELRERGARVSGEAIDVTDLFKGTRSSILKKAATILAVPLPGFAGLVGRETQPGRRLGSEMADYARKCGVGGIFHTDELPAYGITAGEVARLAAFCGAGPQDAVVLVSGTPDRAACAARQVQRRAAMALEGVPEETRRMLEGGSTAYMRPLPGAARMYPETDVFPVEISETLWRSIPLPELLTERAERFTAELGLDRTLARQIAFSEQLPLFERAVAEGCRPALACRTLVGTLRELRRSGVATERLADAQILEVLRAVEEGRVAKEAVPVVLTAVAAGQTVDAAIEQAVPPLSLRELEALVESILSDRSAFVREKGRASLGPLMGVVMREVRGRVDGKVVSEVLMKKIGQMLGE; this is encoded by the coding sequence ATGGACTATGAGAGGCTGGGGCTGAAGGCGGGGATCGAGATCCACCAGCAGCTCGATACGGAGCAGAAACTCTTCTGCCGCTGCCCCACGGCGCTCCGCGAGGCGGACGAGCGGAACGGAGAGTTCTGCCGCTACCTGCGGGCAACGGAGAGCGAGATGGGCGAGATCGACCGGGCGGCGGAGGAGGAGATGATGGTGATGCGCCGTTTCCGCTACTACACCTACGACACGACCTGTCTTGTGGAGGCGGACGAGGAGCCGCCGGCGCCCATGAACCCCGAGGCGCTCGCCGTCGCGCTCACCATCGCGCGGCTCTTCTCCATGAGCCCGGTCCCGCAGGTGCACACGATGCGCAAGCTGGTCATCGACGGCTCGAACACGAGCGGATTCCAGCGCACGGCGCTGGTCGCGATGGGCGGGCTGCTCCCGAACGGGGGGGCCGTCGAGACGATCTGCCTGGAGGAGGAGGCGGCGCAGAGAATCGACGATCAGACCTTCTCCCTGGACCGCCTGGGAATACCCCTCGTCGAGATCACCACCTCGCCCTGCCTGCATACCCCCGAGGCGGTGCAGGAGACGGCGGAGTACATCGGCATGGTGCTCCGCTCCACCGGCAGGGTCAAGCGCGGCATCGGGACCATCCGCCAGGATATCAACATCTCCATCCGCGACGGGGCGAGGGTGGAGATCAAGGGCGTCCAGGACCTCGACCTCATCGCCGAGACGGTGCGGCGGGAGGTGCAGCGGCAGCAGGCGCTCCTCGCCATCCGGGACGAACTGCGGGAGCGGGGCGCCCGGGTGAGCGGGGAGGCGATCGATGTCACGGATCTCTTCAAGGGCACGAGATCGTCCATCCTGAAGAAGGCGGCAACGATCCTCGCCGTTCCCCTTCCGGGGTTCGCCGGGCTCGTGGGGCGCGAGACCCAGCCGGGGCGGAGGCTGGGGAGCGAGATGGCGGACTACGCCAGGAAGTGCGGCGTCGGCGGGATCTTCCACACGGACGAGCTGCCCGCCTACGGGATCACGGCGGGCGAGGTGGCGCGGCTCGCGGCATTCTGCGGGGCGGGACCGCAGGACGCCGTCGTGCTGGTCTCCGGCACCCCCGATCGGGCGGCGTGTGCCGCCCGGCAGGTGCAGCGGCGTGCGGCGATGGCGCTCGAGGGGGTTCCCGAGGAGACCCGCCGCATGCTCGAGGGCGGGAGTACCGCCTACATGCGCCCCCTGCCGGGCGCCGCCCGCATGTACCCCGAGACCGATGTCTTCCCCGTCGAGATCAGCGAGACCCTCTGGCGCAGCATACCGCTGCCGGAGCTGCTCACGGAGCGTGCGGAGCGGTTCACTGCCGAACTCGGTCTCGACCGGACGCTGGCGCGGCAGATCGCCTTCTCCGAGCAGCTCCCCCTCTTCGAGCGGGCGGTGGCGGAGGGCTGCCGTCCCGCCCTCGCCTGCCGCACGCTGGTCGGGACGCTCCGGGAGCTGCGGAGATCCGGCGTCGCCACGGAGCGTCTCGCCGATGCGCAGATCCTGGAGGTCCTCCGCGCCGTGGAGGAGGGGCGGGTCGCGAAGGAGGCGGTTCCCGTGGTGCTGACGGCGGTTGCCGCGGGGCAGACCGTGGATGCGGCGATCGAGCAGGCGGTCCCGCCCCTCTCCCTCCGGGAGCTGGAGGCCCTTGTCGAGTCCATCCTCTCCGATCGCTCCGCCTTCGTGCGGGAGAAGGGGCGGGCGAGCCTCGGTCCCCTGATGGGCGTCGTGATGCGGGAGGTCCGCGGGCGGGTGGACGGGAAGGTGGTGAGCGAGGTCCTGATGAAGAAGATCGGGCAGATGCTCGGGGAGTAG
- a CDS encoding DUF5350 domain-containing protein, whose protein sequence is MGKTGSVNWCQVKGVHGQIRLVPQKEAEAKKPGPNQRYKSSAALKKLTRSSEGDDRRGGRGGRRPGARGGRRGGSRGQEADGLTRMVRRHIVRAKSSVLGAKGKARK, encoded by the coding sequence ATGGGAAAGACAGGATCAGTCAACTGGTGCCAGGTGAAGGGCGTTCACGGGCAGATCAGGCTCGTGCCGCAGAAAGAGGCGGAAGCGAAGAAACCCGGGCCGAACCAGCGCTACAAGTCGAGTGCAGCCCTCAAGAAGCTGACACGCTCCAGCGAGGGGGACGATCGGAGAGGCGGGCGGGGCGGCCGCAGACCCGGCGCTCGAGGAGGCCGCAGGGGCGGCAGCCGGGGCCAGGAAGCCGACGGCCTCACCCGGATGGTGCGGCGGCACATCGTTCGGGCGAAGTCCTCCGTTCTCGGCGCCAAGGGGAAGGCACGGAAATAA
- a CDS encoding nitroreductase family protein: MDSSEFLAFLHSRSSVREFHPAELAPSQIDAILAAASRAPSAGNLEAWDVVVVTDAEIRGELSEAALSQPHIAEAPAVFVVCANYVRSMSRYGERGILYAVQDATIAAAFMMLAAHAENLGACWTGAFDEEEVRGILQLPRHIRPIVLLAVGRPRALPAKTPRMPLAEHVHREVW, translated from the coding sequence GTGGACTCCTCTGAGTTTCTCGCATTCCTGCATTCCCGCTCGTCGGTGCGGGAGTTCCACCCGGCGGAACTCGCCCCCTCCCAGATCGACGCCATCCTGGCGGCGGCGAGCCGCGCCCCGAGCGCGGGGAACCTGGAGGCCTGGGATGTGGTGGTGGTGACGGATGCCGAGATCCGCGGGGAGCTCTCGGAGGCGGCGCTGAGCCAGCCCCACATCGCCGAGGCTCCGGCTGTCTTCGTCGTCTGCGCCAACTACGTCCGCTCGATGTCCCGCTACGGGGAGCGGGGGATCCTCTACGCGGTGCAGGACGCCACCATCGCCGCCGCGTTCATGATGCTCGCCGCCCACGCGGAGAACCTGGGGGCCTGCTGGACCGGGGCGTTCGACGAGGAGGAGGTGCGGGGGATCCTGCAGCTGCCCCGCCACATCCGCCCGATCGTCCTGCTCGCCGTGGGGAGGCCCCGTGCACTGCCCGCGAAAACGCCGCGGATGCCGCTTGCCGAGCACGTGCACCGGGAGGTCTGGTGA
- a CDS encoding DUF555 domain-containing protein — MPDYVVTLESAWLVKDVKSLDDAISVAIAEAGKRLNPATKFVEIEMGMLSCPSCETELGCALVVADTALVGLLLQIRVFRAESKEHAVRIAKSVVGRAVRDVPLKVQDVQEA; from the coding sequence ATGCCGGACTACGTGGTGACCCTGGAGTCCGCCTGGCTGGTGAAGGACGTCAAATCGCTCGACGACGCGATCAGCGTCGCGATTGCGGAGGCGGGGAAGCGCCTGAACCCCGCGACGAAGTTCGTCGAGATCGAGATGGGCATGCTCTCCTGCCCCTCGTGCGAGACGGAGCTGGGCTGCGCCCTGGTGGTGGCGGATACCGCGCTCGTGGGGCTGCTCCTCCAGATTCGGGTGTTCCGGGCGGAATCGAAGGAGCATGCCGTGCGGATCGCCAAATCGGTCGTGGGCAGGGCGGTGCGGGACGTCCCTCTCAAAGTGCAGGATGTGCAGGAAGCATGA